A window of the Amycolatopsis solani genome harbors these coding sequences:
- the infA gene encoding translation initiation factor IF-1, with protein sequence MAKKDGAIEVEGRVVEPLPNAMFRVELENGHKVLAHISGKMRQHYIRILPEDRVVVELSPYDLSRGRIVYRYK encoded by the coding sequence ATGGCGAAGAAAGACGGGGCCATCGAGGTCGAAGGCCGCGTAGTCGAGCCGCTCCCCAACGCGATGTTCCGCGTCGAGTTGGAGAACGGTCACAAGGTCCTGGCACACATCAGCGGCAAGATGCGGCAGCACTACATCCGCATCCTGCCCGAGGACAGGGTTGTCGTGGAGCTCTCGCCCTACGACCTCTCTCGTGGTCGCATCGTCTACCGCTACAAGTGA